In Apium graveolens cultivar Ventura chromosome 10, ASM990537v1, whole genome shotgun sequence, the following are encoded in one genomic region:
- the LOC141689580 gene encoding secreted RxLR effector protein 161-like has product MEECKPISTPAEPSIKLRVDSTWESVNPKLFKSLVRSPRYLTFTRPNIMYAVGLVSRYMEKSKQDHFMAVKRILRYIKGTLGHGLFYSHSQNVKLIGYSDSDYGGELDDGKSTSGYAFDIGSAIFSWSSKKQQPVSLSTCEAEYIAAAACACQAMWLGYVLGELNLIKEEPVTIFVDNKSAISLEKNPVSHSRSKHINIKYHIIRE; this is encoded by the coding sequence ATGGAGGAATGCAAGCCAATAAGCACGCCAGCAGAACCGAGCATAAAGCTCAGAGTTGATTCAACATGGGAGTCGGTAAATCCGAAATTGTTCAAAAGTTTGGTTAGAAGTCCGAGGTACCTAACTTTTACTCGTCCAAATATTATGTATGCAGTTGGATTGGTTAGTAGGTACATGGAGAAATCGAAGCAAGATCACTTCATGGCAGTTAAAAGAATTTTGAGATACATTAAAGGTACACTTGGTCATGGATTATTTTATTCTCATTCTCAAAATGTAAAattaattggctactcagatagTGATTATGGTGGTGAATTGGATGACGGGAAAAGCACTTCGGGATATGCATTTGATATCGGTTCCGCGATATTTTCATGGTCATCAAAGAAGCAACAACCGGTTTCTCTCTCAACATGTGAGGCAGAGTATATTGCAGCAGCAGCGTGCGCCTGTCAAGCTATGTGGTTAGGCTATGTTTTGGGCGAGTTAAATCTTATCAAGGAAGAACCGGTTACTATTTTTGTGGACAATAAATCCGCTATTTCACTAGAAAAAAATCCAGTGTCACACAGTCGGAGCAAGCACATCAATATTAAATATCATATTATTCGAGAATAG